From the Temnothorax longispinosus isolate EJ_2023e chromosome 6, Tlon_JGU_v1, whole genome shotgun sequence genome, one window contains:
- the LOC139815003 gene encoding tyrosine-protein kinase CSK isoform X1, whose product MPTYHNAGGGYPNVSAPARQAKLDGNQNHHTIPSNVTSHPFIQNNTQQQQQQQQQQHSAPSNLTAGSIPSHPVSPTMTTHSNVTTSNITTHVNTTSSPVILTSNAINSGANTTALPANPRHEVKLNAMPWFHGKISRETAERLLRPREDGLFLVRESTNFPGDYTLCVCYQGRVQHYRVKYKNNQLTIDDEEFFENLALLVEHYEQDADGLCTQLTKSLPKQGKQDFCVDPKAFVEAGWVIQTHELELRECIGKGEFGDVLLGVYRGERVAVKMLKDNSEAAQRFLAEASLMTSLIHDNLVKLLGLVFNNQHMYLVTEYMSKGSLVDYLRSRGRLHVSKKDQINFAYDTCAGMAYLESRHVVHRDLAARNVLVAEDNSAKVSDFGLARDENFSLDGGKLPIKWTAPEALKQNKFSNKSDMWSFGILLWEIYSFGRVPYPRIPLADVVKCVEKGYKMEPPDGCPAEVYDIMKQAWDLQPEKRPSFHDIKVTLGQLRAEYIKGVN is encoded by the exons ATGCCAACGTACCACAATGCGGGTGGCGGATACCCGAATGTGTCAGCGCCAGCGCGGCAAGCGAAGCTCGACGGCAATCAAAATCATCACACTATCCCTTCAAACGTAACGTCTCATCCCTTCATACAAAACAACActcagcagcaacagcagcagcagcagcagcagcacaGCGCTCCTTCCAACCTGACTGCAGGTAGCATTCCGTCCCATCCAGTGTCGCCGACGATGACCACGCATTCGAATGTTACCACCTCGAACATCACGACGCACGTGAACACCACGTCCTCGCCGGTGATTCTCACCTCGAATGCCATTAATTCGGGCGCCAACACTACCGCATTGCCGGCCAATCCACGACACGAAGTGAAACTAAACGCGATGCC ATGGTTTCACGGAAAGATATCGAGGGAAACGGCAGAAAGATTGTTGCGACCACGAGAGGATGGTTTATTTCTAGTTCGAGAGTCGACGAATTTCCCCGGGGATTACACGCTCTGCGTATGTTATCAAGGGCGTGTACAGCATTACAGggtgaaatataaaaacaaccAGTTAACGATCGATGACGAGGAATTTTTCGAGAACCTGGCGCTCTTGGTCGAGCATTACGAGCAGGACGCGGATGGTTTGTGCACGCAGCTAACGAAATCTTTGCCGAAACAGGGCAAGCAAGATTTCTGCGTGGACCCAAAGGCATTCGTGGAGGCTGGTTGGGTGATTCAGACTCATGAGTTAGAATTAAGGGAGTGTATTGGAAAGGGAGAATTCGGGGACGTGCTGTTAGGCGTCTATCGAGGAGAAAGGGTCGCGGTGAAAATGCTGAAGGACAACAGCGAAGCGGCACAGAGGTTTCTGGCCGAAGCGAGCTTAATGACCTCGTTGATTCATGACAATCTGGTTAAATTACTCGGTctcgtttttaataatcaacaCATGTACCTGGTTACGGAGTATATGAGTAAGGGATCCCTGGTGGATTATTTACGGTCGAGAGGAAGATTACACGTTTCGAAAAAGGATCAAATTAACTTTGCATA CGATACGTGTGCTGGTATGGCGTATCTGGAATCCAGACATGTTGTGCATCGAGACTTAGCGGCGAGAAATGTTCTCGTAGCAGAGGATAATTCCGCCAAAGTATCCGATTTCGGCCTGGCGCGGGACGAAAACTTTTCTCTCGACGGTGGAAAACTACCGATCAAATGGACTGCACCAGAGGCTCTAAAACAAAAT AAGTTTTCAAATAAGTCTGATATGTGGAGTTTCGGAATTCTTCTCTGGGAAATCTATTCTTTTGGTCGTGTGCCGTATCCGCGAATT CCTTTAGCCGATGTTGTAAAATGCGTAGAAAAAGGATACAAGATGGAACCACCAGATGGATGTCCTGCAGAAGTTTATGATATTATGAAACAG GCGTGGGATTTACAGCCAGAAAAGAGACCGAGTTTTCACGACATAAAAGTGACACTCGGCCAATTGAGAGCTGAGTACATCAAAGGCGTgaattaa
- the LOC139815003 gene encoding tyrosine-protein kinase CSK isoform X2 yields MPTYHNAGGGYPNVSAPARQAKLDGNQNHHTIPSNVTSHPFIQNNTQQQQQQQQQQHSAPSNLTAGSIPSHPVSPTMTTHSNVTTSNITTHVNTTSSPVILTSNAINSGANTTALPANPRHEVKLNAMPWFHGKISRETAERLLRPREDGLFLVRESTNFPGDYTLCVCYQGRVQHYRVKYKNNQLTIDDEEFFENLALLVEHYEQDADGLCTQLTKSLPKQGKQDFCVDPKAFVEAGWVIQTHELELRECIGKGEFGDVLLGVYRGERVAVKMLKDNSEAAQRFLAEASLMTSLIHDNLVKLLGLVFNNQHMYLVTEYMSKGSLVDYLRSRGRLHVSKKDQINFAYDTCAGMAYLESRHVVHRDLAARNVLVAEDNSAKVSDFGLARDENFSLDGGKLPIKWTAPEALKQNFSNKSDMWSFGILLWEIYSFGRVPYPRIPLADVVKCVEKGYKMEPPDGCPAEVYDIMKQAWDLQPEKRPSFHDIKVTLGQLRAEYIKGVN; encoded by the exons ATGCCAACGTACCACAATGCGGGTGGCGGATACCCGAATGTGTCAGCGCCAGCGCGGCAAGCGAAGCTCGACGGCAATCAAAATCATCACACTATCCCTTCAAACGTAACGTCTCATCCCTTCATACAAAACAACActcagcagcaacagcagcagcagcagcagcagcacaGCGCTCCTTCCAACCTGACTGCAGGTAGCATTCCGTCCCATCCAGTGTCGCCGACGATGACCACGCATTCGAATGTTACCACCTCGAACATCACGACGCACGTGAACACCACGTCCTCGCCGGTGATTCTCACCTCGAATGCCATTAATTCGGGCGCCAACACTACCGCATTGCCGGCCAATCCACGACACGAAGTGAAACTAAACGCGATGCC ATGGTTTCACGGAAAGATATCGAGGGAAACGGCAGAAAGATTGTTGCGACCACGAGAGGATGGTTTATTTCTAGTTCGAGAGTCGACGAATTTCCCCGGGGATTACACGCTCTGCGTATGTTATCAAGGGCGTGTACAGCATTACAGggtgaaatataaaaacaaccAGTTAACGATCGATGACGAGGAATTTTTCGAGAACCTGGCGCTCTTGGTCGAGCATTACGAGCAGGACGCGGATGGTTTGTGCACGCAGCTAACGAAATCTTTGCCGAAACAGGGCAAGCAAGATTTCTGCGTGGACCCAAAGGCATTCGTGGAGGCTGGTTGGGTGATTCAGACTCATGAGTTAGAATTAAGGGAGTGTATTGGAAAGGGAGAATTCGGGGACGTGCTGTTAGGCGTCTATCGAGGAGAAAGGGTCGCGGTGAAAATGCTGAAGGACAACAGCGAAGCGGCACAGAGGTTTCTGGCCGAAGCGAGCTTAATGACCTCGTTGATTCATGACAATCTGGTTAAATTACTCGGTctcgtttttaataatcaacaCATGTACCTGGTTACGGAGTATATGAGTAAGGGATCCCTGGTGGATTATTTACGGTCGAGAGGAAGATTACACGTTTCGAAAAAGGATCAAATTAACTTTGCATA CGATACGTGTGCTGGTATGGCGTATCTGGAATCCAGACATGTTGTGCATCGAGACTTAGCGGCGAGAAATGTTCTCGTAGCAGAGGATAATTCCGCCAAAGTATCCGATTTCGGCCTGGCGCGGGACGAAAACTTTTCTCTCGACGGTGGAAAACTACCGATCAAATGGACTGCACCAGAGGCTCTAAAACAAAAT TTTTCAAATAAGTCTGATATGTGGAGTTTCGGAATTCTTCTCTGGGAAATCTATTCTTTTGGTCGTGTGCCGTATCCGCGAATT CCTTTAGCCGATGTTGTAAAATGCGTAGAAAAAGGATACAAGATGGAACCACCAGATGGATGTCCTGCAGAAGTTTATGATATTATGAAACAG GCGTGGGATTTACAGCCAGAAAAGAGACCGAGTTTTCACGACATAAAAGTGACACTCGGCCAATTGAGAGCTGAGTACATCAAAGGCGTgaattaa